The DNA window AGGTCGATCTGGTTCAGGCCGCAGGCCCGGACGGCCAACAGCACTTCGCCTTCGCCAGGCGAAGGGATCGGCACATCCGCGTCGACACGGAGCTCGGCTTGGCCGCCGGTCCCCTCGTGGAGCCGTGCGGCGCGCATCCTGCCAGATACGAAGTTCATACCCGTCCCTCTCGCAACTGACGGAGATAGCTCGCCTTCTTCTGCTGGAACTCCCCGGACTGGAAATTCAGGCCGTTGGCCACCGCTTCGAGGCCGAGCTGGCTGCGCAACTCGCTGCGCTCACCGTTGCGCAGGATGAGCTTCATCATGCGCAGCGCGTCCGAGCCCATGCCGTCGATCTGGGCGGCGATGGCTTGCATCCGCGCAGCCAGGGCGTCGGCGTCGTCCACCAGTTCGTTGACCAGCCCCCAGCCGAGGGCGGTTTCGGCGTCGACCCTCTGTCCGAGGACGGCCATCTGCATGGTGCGCGAGGGACCAACTAGCCGCTGCGCGAGCCAGCTCAAGCCGAAATCCTGGATCACGTCGAGCATCAGCGGCACCATCCAGAACCGGGCGGAGCGGACGCTGACGCGCATGTCGCAGGACATCGCAAGGCCCAGCCCGCCACCGCCACAGGCATGGCCGTTGATCGCGGCGATCGTGATGATCTCCTGTTCGAACAGTGCCGTAATGACCTGGTGCTGCCAGTTGAGCAGTCTCGTTCCCGAGAAGACCGAGGCGTCTTCGACATGCTCCATGAAGAATGGCGTGTCGAGGTCGACGCCAGCCGAGAAGAGGCGCCCCGACCCGACGAGCAGGAGCGCGTTCAGTCCCTTGTGGAGGCGCACCCGGTGCAATGCGTCGAGCAGTTCTTTGAGCATCTGCGGATTGAGTGCATTGAGCTTGTCGGGCCGCTGCAGGACGAGGCGCGCGATGCGCCCTTCCACAGACAGGGCAATGGTGCTGTAGGTCGGCAGTTCGGCGCCGGTCATCGTCTTCTCCTATGCTCTCAGTCCGCGCGACAGGTGGCCGGCGCAAAGGATGCCGGAACGGTCCCGGTCCGTTGGGGACGCAGGGTCATGCTTCGCAGGCCTGGTGCGGACCCGTGCCGCAGGCCAGATGCCGACGAGCATCGTGCCTGCCGTGCGGCACCGGCCGGCCGCCATAGCACTCCATGCCAGCGTCGGCCGCGCAAGGTGCATCCCGCGATGCTGTCGAGAGTTCCAGATATCTGAAGAGTCCCGTGGCTGCCTTGACCGGCGCGGGCAGGCCCGACTAGCGATATCAGCAGGTACGGACTGCTAGAACGACCCTGCAAGGCGATGCGGGACGGGATTGCGGCATCGTCCGCCGGCCCGCGAACGGCCCTGCGGCCATCTCATAAGGCCTCGGCTAGCAGTGTCACCAGATGGCGTCGAAGCGCGATGGTCATGTCGTCCGGCGGCGCCGATCGCGGCGGTTTTTGGGGGAGCGCAAATGGATTTTGATTTCACCGACGATCAGAACGCGCTTCGCGAACTCGTGTCCAAATTCGTCGAACGCGAGATGCCGAAGGAAGCTGTCGCGGCCTGGGATCATGATTGCGAATTCCCGCATGCATTGCTCGACAAGATGGCCGAGGTCGGCCTCATGGGCGCGTCCATCCCGACCGAATATGGCGGCAGCGGCGGCGGCGTGATGGAGGAGACCATCGTGCTGGAGGGATTGGCCCGCCATTCCTCGACGGTGGCTCTCGCCTACGGCCTCGATGTCTCGTTCGGGGCTGTCACGATCGAGCGCCACGGCACCGAACAACAGCGCCGGGAGTTCCTGCCGAAGATCGCCAGCGGCGAGCTGCATTTCGCCTTGTCGCTGACAGAGCCTGACGGGGGCACCGACATTCTCGGCGCCATGAAGACGGTGGCGGTCGAAGACGGCGACGACTACGTCATCAACGGCGCCAAGGTCTTTACCACCGGCATCAACATTGCGTCCTGGCTGTTCGTCGTGGCGCGCACTTCGCGAGACCCGGACAAGCCCTCGCGCGGCCTCACCGTGTTCATGGTCCACAAGGACACGCCGGGCATTTCCTGGAGCAAGATCGAGAAGCTCGGCTCGCGCTTCCTGCATTCCTATGAGGTCGTCTATCGCAACGTGCGCGTTCCGAAGTCGGCGATCATCGGCCAGGAGGGGCGCGGCTGGCACGCCATCCTCGACACGCTCAACAACGAGCGCATCTTCATTGCGGCGACCTGCGTCGGCCTCGGCCAGGGGGCGCTCGACGACGCGGTGCGCTATGCCCAGGAGCGCACGGCTTTCGGCAAGCAGATCGGCCAGTTTCAGGCAGTGCAGCATCCGCTGGCGGACAGCCTGACCGAGATCGAGATGGCGCGGCTGATGACCTACAAGGCTGCATGGATGCAGGACCGGGGACAGGATTGCTCGCTGCCGGCGTCGATGGCGAAGTATTACGCCTCAGAGGCCGCCTTCCGCACCACAGACCGCGGCATGCGCGTGCTCGCCGGCTACGGCTTCACGATGGAATACCACATGCAGCGCTACTATCGCGACATCCGCCAACTGATCTTCGCGCCGATCACCAACGAGATGAGCCGGAACTTCATCGCACAGGTGGGCTGCGGCCTGCCGCGTTCCTACTGAGGTTCCGATGACACAGGATCCCTTGGAGATCTACCGGCGGCTGCTTCTGATCCGAGAATGCGAGGCGCAACTCAACGATGCCTTCGCGAAGAACCGCTTTCCCGGCTACCTGCACTCCTATCTCGGTCAGGAAGCCTGCGCCGTCGGCGTCTGCGACGGCCTGACGGACAGCGATGTCATCGTTTCGAACCATCGTGGGCGCGGCCACTACCTGGCCAAGGGCATGGCCGTGAAGCCGATGATGGCCGAGATGTTCGGCAAGGCGAGCGGAGTGTGCGGCGGACGCGGCGGAGAGATGCACGCTGCGGATCCGTCGATCGGGGTACTGGGCGGCAACGGCATCGTCGGCGGTGGCCTGCCGATCGCGGCCGGCGCCGCCCTGTCGGCCCAGATGGACGGCAGGGGAGCAGTGGCCGTCGCCTTCTTCGGCGAAGGAGCGAGCAACAACGGTTCGTTCGGCGAGACCATGAACGTGGCCGCTGCCTGGAAGCTGCCGCTCTTCCTCGTCTGCGAGAACAACCTTTACGCCGAGATGACGCCGTTCGACCAGACGGTCGCCCAGCCCGACATTGCGCTGCGCGCCGCCGGCTACGGCATGCCGGGCGAGGTGGTCGACGGCAACGACGTGTTCGCGGTGCGCGAGGCAGCCGCGCGTGCGATCGCGCGCGCGCGCAGCGGCGAAGGTCCGACGCTTCTGGAGCTCAAGACCTATCGCTGGGGCGGTCATTTCGAGGGTGATCCGCGCAAATACCGGACACGCGAGGAAGAAGACGAGTGGAAGGCGCGCTGCCCCGTAGCCCGGGTGCGCAAAATTCTGATCGACGAGCGCGGCATCGAGGCGGCGCAATTGACGGCTCTCGAGACGCAGGTCGCGAGCGAGATCGCCGAGGCGATCGTCTTCGCGATAGACAGTCCGCTGCCCGAGCCGGAAACGGCGCTTTCAAAGGTATATGCGGCCTGAGTTCTGGCCGGTTGACGCGCCTCGCTGGGGAGACACCATGGCAAACAAGACCTTTTGCTGGGCTATCATCGACGCCATGCGCGAGGAGATGGAGCGTGACGACAGCGTTATCCTGATCGGCGAAGATGTGGCCGCGGCCGGCGGGTCGTTCGGCGCAACGCGCGGCCTGTTCGACAAGTTTGGACCGGCGCGCGTGCGCGACACGCCGATCAGCGAGGAGATCATCGTCGGCCTCGGCGTCGGCGCGGCGATGACGGGCCGACGCCCGATCGTCGAGATCATGTTCATCGACTTCCTCGGGCTCTGCCTCGACCAGATCGCCAACCAGGCGGCCAAGACGCACTACATCTATGATGGCCTCTTCAAGATGCCGCTTGTGATCCGCACCAGTACGGCGGTCGAGATGGGTATCGGGCCGCATCACTCCCAGTCATGGGAGGCGATCGTCAGCCATATCCCCGGCCTCAAGGTGGTAATGCCCTCCACCCCGCGGGATGCGAAGGGGCTGCTGAAGGCGGCTATCCGCGACAACAATCCGGTGGTCTTCATCGAACACATCGCGCTGCACCGCGTGAAGGAAGAGATCGAGGACGACGAGTTCCTGATCCCGCTCGGCAAGGCGGACGTGAAGCGCGAGGGCCGCGATGTCACCGTGGTGGCTACCGGGCTGATGGTGGCGCGCGCGCTGGCGGCGGCGGAAGTCCTTTCGAAGGAAGGCGTCGAGATCGAGGTCATCGACCCGCGGACGATCAGCCCGCTGGATATCGACACGATCGTGGAATCGGTGCGCAAGACAAACCGGGCGCTGGTCGTCACCTCGTCGCTCAAGCAGTTCGGTCTCGGCTCCGAAGTTTCGGCCGAGATTACCGAGCGCGCGTTCTTCGACCTCGACCAGCCGGTGAAGCGCCTGTCGCCGCCCTTCACGCCGGTGCCATTCGGCCGTCAGTTCGACGAATACCTTAATCCCAACGCCGATTCGATCGTTTCGGCGGTGCGCGAATTGATGGCCTAGGGAGGCGACGATGGCCCATCTGGTCGCGATACCGAAACTCGGTCTGACGATGACCGACTGCACGCTCGTCGACTGGGCGAAGCAGGACGGCGACAGGGTCGAGCAGGGCGAGACCCTCTACGCGGTCGAAACCGACAAGATCACCTCGGACATCGAGGCGGACGATTCCGGGTACCTGCGCCGATTTGCCGAAGTCGACACGATGCACGAAGTCGGTGCGGTGGTCGGCGGCCTCTTTGCCACACGTGAAGAGGCGCTCGCGGCGAGCGGTCCGGGCGCGAAAGCGCCTCCGGGTCCACGGGACGAGCCGGCAGAGCCCGCCGCCGCAAGCGCCTCGATGCCCACGCCGCCACCCGGCAAGGCCGGCCGCGTCCGGGTTTCGCCGCTGGCGCGGCGGATCGCCAGCGCCGCCGGCATCGACCCCGCCAGTCTCGAGGGCAGCGGAGCCCACGGAGCAGTGCTGCGCCGCGACGTGGACACAGAGATCGCCCGCCGCGAATCTTCCGCCCGCGCAACGGCACAGCCGGCTGCCGCATCAGCGCAGCCCGCCGCCGCCGACACGCGACGCGCCCTTGCGGGCATGCGCAAGGCAATCGCCCAGAAAATGGTGCAGAGCCTGACGTCGACGGCGCAGATGACCGGCTTCGCGCGCGTCGACATGGCCGAGGCGGTGCGCCTGCGCCAGGCCTGCATCGCTGCCGAGGCGGATCTCGGCGTTCGCGTGAGCTACACCGATATCGTGCTCAAGGCCTGTGCCCAGGCGCTGGCCTCGATGCCGCAGATCAACGCCTCGATCATTGGCGATGAGATCATCACTTGGGCCGACGTCAATGTCGGCCTCGCCGTCGCACTCGACGACGGGCTGATCGTGCCCGTCATCCGCAATGCGGATCGCAAGTCGATCGCCGAGATCGCCGCGGAGCGCATTGATCTCGCAGCCCGCGCACGGAGCGGGCGGTTGTCGCGGGAGGACCTCGATGGAGGCACGTTCAGCCTGTCGAATTTCGGCTCTTATGGCGGTGACTTCGAGACCCCTATCCTCAACGCCCCGCAATCTGCGCTGCTTGGAATCGGTGCGATCGAAGATGAGCCCGTCGTGCGGGACGGCCAGATCGTGATCCGGCCGATGATGATGCTGAGCCTGACGTTCGACCATCGGCTGATCGACGGCGCGGTGGCGGGCCGCTTCCGTGGCCGGGTCAGGGAAATTCTCGAGAATCCCTATTCGATGATGGCGACGCTGCGATGACCAATCCGCTGACGACGTTCGAGGGCGCGACGATTGGATCTCCTGTCTGCCAGGGGCGCATCGCCGTCACGCAGCAGGACATCGACCGCTTCTGCGCTCTTCTGGGTTATGACGACGCTGCCTATCGCGCTGACGCGCCGGGCGGGGCCGTCGCGCCGACCTCGATGTGCCTGACCTACGGCCTGCGCCTGGGCTGGGAGGAGGATGTCTTTCCGCCCGGCGCCATCCGGATGGGTGACGAGAACACCTACGGCGTCCCGGCTCGCCCGGGCGATACGCTCACCACGGCCTTGACGATTGTCGACCGATTCGAGCGCAAGGGACGCAGGTTCCTCAAATACGAGATGACGACCGTCAACCAGCGGGAAGAGGCGGTCTGCACGGTCGCCTTCACCGCCATCGTCCCGTGAGATCAAGATGAGCACCAAGGACAGGCCGCTTCCGGCAGTGCCGGCCGGTACCGAAATCACCATCACGCAGGCGATGATCGATGAATACGCCCGCATCTCGGGCGATTTCAATCCGCTCCACGTCGACATGGTGATGGCGGCGAGGACCCCGTTCGGCGGGACGATCGCACATGGCTGCATACCCATGGAACCGATCTTCAAGGCGGTGCAGGCGATGATCGGCAAACCCGTCATGCCTGCCGGAAGCACCATGTCGCTGCGTTATCTTCAGCCGTCCCGGCCCGGCGACAGGATCCACCTGCAATTGCAGGCGAGCGATGTCGACGGTGGGAAGGCAAGGTTCGCATTCGCCTGCGTCAACCAGCGCGGCGACAAGGTGATAGAGGGCCGCTGCAGCTTCTGCGAGTAGAACGCGCGGCCGACGAGCGCGCCATCGGTCGGTGATTGTTCAGGGTGTGTAGCAGGTCGACGCGAACCTCATCGTCATGCAGATGCGCGACCAGCCGCCAAAGCAAACTGCGCAATTTCGGAACCGCGCATCTTGCTTTAGATAATTGTTTTCGCATCGCTTTCGCCGAAAACCGGGTTCCACTTTTCGGCGATGCTTTAGGAAGTCGGCGGATTGCTCTTTCGCCGATCGGTGCTCCTGGCGAAGAAATCGGCCACGCGGCCAAGCACTGCCGGAGACCGGCCGGCCGCGCCTTGTAGGTCGCGTTCCAGCCTGAGTTGCCCCTCAAGGCCGCCGTCGGCGGCGCCGGTGACGAGCCGCTTCGTGGCGGCAACCGCGGCAGCTTCCTGGCTGGCCAGCCGCCGGCAAATGTCGAGCGCTGCTCCGTCCAACGCCTCGTCCTCGACGACCTGCCAGACAAGTCCCCACGCCAGCGCGCGCTGGGCGTCAATGCGATCTCCCAGAAGCATCATGCCCGAGGCACGGACATGGCCGAGGATGCGCGTCAGGAACTGCGTGTTGCCGGCGTCAGGCACAAGTGCGATGCCGACGAAGGGCTCGTAGAAATAGGCGGATGCCGAACACAGGACGATGTCGGCCGCCAGCGCGACCCCAACTGCGGCGCCGGCGCAAGGTCCGTTGACCGCAGCGACGATGGGCAGGCGGCTCGACCGCATGGCCGACACGAGTGGATTGAAATGGCGTTCGAGTACGTCATCGAGCGCCGGAGTCTCGCCGGGCCGGATCGAAGTGAGGTCGTAGCCCGCGCCAAAGGCGCGCCCTTCGCCGGTGAGGAGGACGGCACGAATGTCCACGTCGCGCTCGGCGTCGCGAAGGGCCGCGAGCAGTTCGTCTGCGGTCTGATTGCGATACGCGTTGAGGCGTTCGGCTCGCGCGACTGTGATGCGCGCGACACCGTCGCGTGCTTCATAGCGGATGTCGCTGAAATCCATCATTGCCCCTCCCGGGCGAGGCGCCAGCGGAGCTGCGAAAGCCGGTCCGCCCCGAAGAAGCCCTCGCCGTCGACCGAAAAGAACGGCGAGCCGACGACGCCGTCCGCGATCGCTTCCTCGACGGCCCGCTCGAGCCTCGCCCGCGCTGCCGCTCCCTTCATGCCCTCCACGGCCTGGCTTTCATCCATCCCCAGGTCGCCGGCAATGCGGATCAGCACGTCCTCCCTGGAAATGTCCTCCTGTTCGAGGAAGAATGCCCGAAACAGCCTCTCGGCCAACGCCCGGTCGCGCGCGCCTTCGACGCTGTAATAGAGCCTGGCCGCCAGATGGGAGGACAGCGGCAGCTTGACCGGATGAACATAGGGTACCCTCATGAAGGCGGCGGAGCGCTTCATGTCATTGATGAGATAGGTCCGCTTGGCGGGCGAATCCATCGGCGGGAAGATGCCGTGCGCCTTGAGGATCGCCCACATCAGCACGGGTCTCCATTCGACGGCACGGCCGATCTCCCTGCCGATCGCCTCGACTTCCTGGATCGAGAAGTAGGCGTAGGGCGATGCGAAGTCGAAATAGAAGCGGATCGGTGCGGCCATGGATCAGAACCTGAAAACGCCGTAACCGCTGTCTCCGAGCGGCGCATTGAGCGAGGCTGAGATGGCCATTGCGAGCGCGTTGCGCGTATCGACCGGGTCGATGATGCCGTCGTCCCATAGCTCCGACGTCGAGTAATAGGCGGAGAGCTGTTCCTGATAGGCCGAGCGGGTCTCTTCCCAGAGTTGGCGCACCGCGTTCTCGTCGACGTGGCCGCCATTGCGCTTCATCTGGGCCGCCTTCACTTCCGCGAGCGTGTTAGCGGCCTGATCGCCGCCCATGACGCCGATCTGGTGGTTAGGCCAGGTGAACAGGAAGCGCCCGTCAAAGGCCCGGCCGCACATGCCGTAGTTGCCGGCGCCGAAGGAGCCGTTGCACATCACCGTGAACTTGGGCACGCGCGAACAACTCTGCGCCATGATCATCTTGGCGCCGTCCTTGGTGATGCCGCGCCGCTCGTACTCGCGGCCAATCATGTAACCGGTGATGTTCTGCAGGAAGACCAGCGGCGTGTTGTTCTGGTTGCACAGCTCTATGAAATGGGCGCCTTTCAGCGAAGAATCGTTGAAGAGCACGCCGTTGTTG is part of the Mesorhizobium shangrilense genome and encodes:
- a CDS encoding MaoC family dehydratase is translated as MTNPLTTFEGATIGSPVCQGRIAVTQQDIDRFCALLGYDDAAYRADAPGGAVAPTSMCLTYGLRLGWEEDVFPPGAIRMGDENTYGVPARPGDTLTTALTIVDRFERKGRRFLKYEMTTVNQREEAVCTVAFTAIVP
- a CDS encoding thiamine pyrophosphate-dependent dehydrogenase E1 component subunit alpha — protein: MTQDPLEIYRRLLLIRECEAQLNDAFAKNRFPGYLHSYLGQEACAVGVCDGLTDSDVIVSNHRGRGHYLAKGMAVKPMMAEMFGKASGVCGGRGGEMHAADPSIGVLGGNGIVGGGLPIAAGAALSAQMDGRGAVAVAFFGEGASNNGSFGETMNVAAAWKLPLFLVCENNLYAEMTPFDQTVAQPDIALRAAGYGMPGEVVDGNDVFAVREAAARAIARARSGEGPTLLELKTYRWGGHFEGDPRKYRTREEEDEWKARCPVARVRKILIDERGIEAAQLTALETQVASEIAEAIVFAIDSPLPEPETALSKVYAA
- a CDS encoding acyl-CoA dehydrogenase family protein, with protein sequence MDFDFTDDQNALRELVSKFVEREMPKEAVAAWDHDCEFPHALLDKMAEVGLMGASIPTEYGGSGGGVMEETIVLEGLARHSSTVALAYGLDVSFGAVTIERHGTEQQRREFLPKIASGELHFALSLTEPDGGTDILGAMKTVAVEDGDDYVINGAKVFTTGINIASWLFVVARTSRDPDKPSRGLTVFMVHKDTPGISWSKIEKLGSRFLHSYEVVYRNVRVPKSAIIGQEGRGWHAILDTLNNERIFIAATCVGLGQGALDDAVRYAQERTAFGKQIGQFQAVQHPLADSLTEIEMARLMTYKAAWMQDRGQDCSLPASMAKYYASEAAFRTTDRGMRVLAGYGFTMEYHMQRYYRDIRQLIFAPITNEMSRNFIAQVGCGLPRSY
- a CDS encoding alpha-ketoacid dehydrogenase subunit beta, with the protein product MANKTFCWAIIDAMREEMERDDSVILIGEDVAAAGGSFGATRGLFDKFGPARVRDTPISEEIIVGLGVGAAMTGRRPIVEIMFIDFLGLCLDQIANQAAKTHYIYDGLFKMPLVIRTSTAVEMGIGPHHSQSWEAIVSHIPGLKVVMPSTPRDAKGLLKAAIRDNNPVVFIEHIALHRVKEEIEDDEFLIPLGKADVKREGRDVTVVATGLMVARALAAAEVLSKEGVEIEVIDPRTISPLDIDTIVESVRKTNRALVVTSSLKQFGLGSEVSAEITERAFFDLDQPVKRLSPPFTPVPFGRQFDEYLNPNADSIVSAVRELMA
- a CDS encoding enoyl-CoA hydratase/isomerase family protein; this encodes MTGAELPTYSTIALSVEGRIARLVLQRPDKLNALNPQMLKELLDALHRVRLHKGLNALLLVGSGRLFSAGVDLDTPFFMEHVEDASVFSGTRLLNWQHQVITALFEQEIITIAAINGHACGGGGLGLAMSCDMRVSVRSARFWMVPLMLDVIQDFGLSWLAQRLVGPSRTMQMAVLGQRVDAETALGWGLVNELVDDADALAARMQAIAAQIDGMGSDALRMMKLILRNGERSELRSQLGLEAVANGLNFQSGEFQQKKASYLRQLREGRV
- a CDS encoding 2-hydroxychromene-2-carboxylate isomerase — translated: MAAPIRFYFDFASPYAYFSIQEVEAIGREIGRAVEWRPVLMWAILKAHGIFPPMDSPAKRTYLINDMKRSAAFMRVPYVHPVKLPLSSHLAARLYYSVEGARDRALAERLFRAFFLEQEDISREDVLIRIAGDLGMDESQAVEGMKGAAARARLERAVEEAIADGVVGSPFFSVDGEGFFGADRLSQLRWRLAREGQ
- a CDS encoding MaoC family dehydratase encodes the protein MSTKDRPLPAVPAGTEITITQAMIDEYARISGDFNPLHVDMVMAARTPFGGTIAHGCIPMEPIFKAVQAMIGKPVMPAGSTMSLRYLQPSRPGDRIHLQLQASDVDGGKARFAFACVNQRGDKVIEGRCSFCE
- a CDS encoding dihydrolipoamide acetyltransferase family protein; its protein translation is MAHLVAIPKLGLTMTDCTLVDWAKQDGDRVEQGETLYAVETDKITSDIEADDSGYLRRFAEVDTMHEVGAVVGGLFATREEALAASGPGAKAPPGPRDEPAEPAAASASMPTPPPGKAGRVRVSPLARRIASAAGIDPASLEGSGAHGAVLRRDVDTEIARRESSARATAQPAAASAQPAAADTRRALAGMRKAIAQKMVQSLTSTAQMTGFARVDMAEAVRLRQACIAAEADLGVRVSYTDIVLKACAQALASMPQINASIIGDEIITWADVNVGLAVALDDGLIVPVIRNADRKSIAEIAAERIDLAARARSGRLSREDLDGGTFSLSNFGSYGGDFETPILNAPQSALLGIGAIEDEPVVRDGQIVIRPMMMLSLTFDHRLIDGAVAGRFRGRVREILENPYSMMATLR
- a CDS encoding enoyl-CoA hydratase-related protein; translated protein: MMDFSDIRYEARDGVARITVARAERLNAYRNQTADELLAALRDAERDVDIRAVLLTGEGRAFGAGYDLTSIRPGETPALDDVLERHFNPLVSAMRSSRLPIVAAVNGPCAGAAVGVALAADIVLCSASAYFYEPFVGIALVPDAGNTQFLTRILGHVRASGMMLLGDRIDAQRALAWGLVWQVVEDEALDGAALDICRRLASQEAAAVAATKRLVTGAADGGLEGQLRLERDLQGAAGRSPAVLGRVADFFARSTDRRKSNPPTS